The following coding sequences are from one Rutidosis leptorrhynchoides isolate AG116_Rl617_1_P2 chromosome 11, CSIRO_AGI_Rlap_v1, whole genome shotgun sequence window:
- the LOC139875904 gene encoding uncharacterized protein: MKILSLNVWGLGVKGKFGWVIKICSTIRGNWVLSGQESLIVNVYGPHKDSSKIRLWNSLDNIISRVDSAWVLCGDFNEVRERSDRLNYVFMQNRASRFNEFIARNNLIEIPITGRKFTRISDDGVKFSKLDRFLVNDSFIGLWKDLSVHPLDRRVSDHCPLILRDKYIDYGPKPFKIFNEWFNYDGIDETVNKALSKPVKSRRLDCTFRDKLKNVKFDLRDWSKRVFGNLDCESVESRISERPFTTVCAGDTTDPTASGVPTGPDSNRPTTIPVEIGHFNSSGPVNRPGSVPVLVRRSVRATGPASNHATNHAGPRLLHLSETEANELELPFGEKEIWDAINDCGGTKSPGPDGFNLSF, encoded by the exons ATGAAGATACTTTCTCTTAATGTGTGGGGGCTTGGGGTTAAAGGGAAATTTGGGTGGGTTATAAAGATTTGTTCAA CTATCAGAGGGAATTGGGTGTTATCGGGGCAAGAATCGCTAATCGTCAACGTTTATGGTCCTCACAAGGACTCGAGTAAGATTCGCTTGTGGAATTCCCTAGACAATATTATTAGTAGGGTTGATTCGGCATGGGTTTTATGTGGTGATTTTAACGAAGTGAGGGAACGCTCGGATAGGTTAAACTATGTTTTCATGCAGAACAGAGCTTCTAGATTCAATGAGTTTATTGCAAGAAACAATTTGATTGAAATCCCAATCACCGGTAGGAAGTTTACGAGGATTAGTGATGATGGGGTAAAGTTTAGTAAACTTGATAGATTTTTGGTTAATGATAGCTTTATTGGGTTATGGAAGGACCTCTCGGTTCATCCACTCGATAGACGTGTCTCCGATCATTGTCCGCTAATTCTTCGAGATAAATATATCGACTACGGGCCTAAACCTTTCAAAATCTTTAATGAATGGTTCAACTATGATGGGATTGATGAGACTGTTAATAAGGCATTGTCGAAACCGGTTAAGAGCAGGAGATTAGATTGCACGTTTAGAGATAAACTTAAAAATGTCAAGTTTGATCTTCGTGATTGGAGCAAAAGGGTGTTTGGTAATCTTGATTGTGAAAGTGTGGAG TCAAGAATTAGTGAAAGGCCTTTTACTACCGTATGCGCTGGCGATACCACTGATCCAACAGCTTCTGGGGTGCCTACTGGCCCTGATAGCAATCGGCCCACCACTATTCCTGTTGAAATTGGACATTTCAATTCGTCTGGACCTGTTAACAGGCCTGGATCCGTTCCTGTGTTAGTACGTAGATCTGTGAGGGCTACTGGGCCAGCTAGTAACCATGCTACTAATCATGCTGGGCCGAGATTGCTGCACTTATCTGAGACAGAAGCCAACGAACTTGAACTACCATTTGGCGAGAAAGAGATTTGGGATGCTATAAATGATTGTGGTGGTACAAAATCCCCTGGGCCTGACGGGTTCAATTTAAGCTTCTAG